CGCCGGATAGTCCTTGTTGGCGACACCCAGTATCGAGTTGTCGTGCTTGCCGGAGAAGACCGGTTCAAAATCCTTGCCGGCTTCCAGCTTGTACTCGGACTTCAAGAGGGCCGAAGGCGCCTTGAAGCCAGAGTTCGAGGTCTCGGAGGTGAAGGCGAGCTTCTTGCCCTTGAGGTCTTCGATCTTTTCGACGCCAGAACCCGGATAGGTGATGATTTCCATCTCGTAGCCGAATTCACCTTCCTTCGATGCCATCATGGCGAAGGGACGGAAACCGGCACAGGCGACGGCGATCGGGTTGGAGCCCGTGTTGAAGCCGGAGACATGCAGACGACCGGCGCGCATGGCTTCGATCTGGGCGGCATTTTCCTGGACGGGGAAGAACTGCACCTTCTTGCCGGTCTTTTCGGCGAGATGGCCGAGGAAGCCCTTCCAGACATCAGCATAAACGGCGGGATCTTCGACCGGTGTATAGGCGAAGACCAGCGTGTCGGGATCGACGAGCTGGCTGGCGTCTGTCGGAATGTCGGCAATCAGATCACCATCGGCGTCTGTGTAGCGGGCGTCGAGCTTGAATTCGGCGTGAGCTGGCAGGACGAAAGCCACTGAAATGGCGAGGGTAGCGATCAGCTTCTTCATGGTAATCTCCAGATTGGCGTTGGTCGGTCCAAGTGTCCGGAGCCTTATTCGGCATTTTCACAAAGGTTTTGTGACAGTTTAGCGAGAATTGACCGCCTGCACTCACGAGTGCCGAACAAGGCGCGGACTGTAGGCCGGCCCGGAACTACCGATTACCACTCCATAAAGAGATGTTTGGCGTACACCTCTCCACGGAGATGCCCCTGAAGCGGAAGGAAGCCGTTCACGCAGTCGGAAACAGCCGAAAGAAGGTTGAGGCCGAGCTGGAGGACAAGGGTTGAGCCTGCCATTGATCGTGTAGCTCCTTTTTGACCTTTCGTTGTTGACTGGGTCACGATGTTCTACTTTCGTTTCATTATGAGGCACAGCAGAGGCATGCTGGAAGCTCCGATGTTCTTCATTGTCCTTCTCGGATCTCGGATCTCGGACTGGCGCCGATC
This Pseudorhizobium banfieldiae DNA region includes the following protein-coding sequences:
- the phnD gene encoding phosphate/phosphite/phosphonate ABC transporter substrate-binding protein, coding for MKKLIATLAISVAFVLPAHAEFKLDARYTDADGDLIADIPTDASQLVDPDTLVFAYTPVEDPAVYADVWKGFLGHLAEKTGKKVQFFPVQENAAQIEAMRAGRLHVSGFNTGSNPIAVACAGFRPFAMMASKEGEFGYEMEIITYPGSGVEKIEDLKGKKLAFTSETSNSGFKAPSALLKSEYKLEAGKDFEPVFSGKHDNSILGVANKDYPAAAVANSVMKRMIARDVVKADQIVSLFKSQTFPTTGYGVAYNLTPELQEKIKDAFFSFNWEGSALLKEFETSEPPQESFIPISFKDNWAVIRQIDEANGVSYECK